The Rhododendron vialii isolate Sample 1 chromosome 1a, ASM3025357v1 region TTTCAAGGCTTGACCACTAGGTGAactcgaacccaagacctccaACTTCACAATTGATACCGGTGATGAGCTGCTGGCTTCGGTGGTATATGAGCCGAGAAGTAGCTGCTCAAGTTTGGCTTGGAAAATTAAaaagcttcaaaaatatgttcaagcttTAGATGATTCATGAGATGTGCCGATTTGAAACAAGCTTttatcaaaccaaacacaaGCCAAATGAGCCGAGTGACAATTTGTTTGAGCTTTGTTTGGAAGCTTAAAGAGTTTCAACGTAGTGTTCAAGCTTGGTCTgtcactttatttatttataaaaaagaCTGAAATTGAACGAGCTTTTAACGAGCAAACGCAAGCTAGAACTCAAGTAGCTTGATTCCTCTATCAACCTAACTGCTGGCCTATTCTGGATGGTTTATTGTGAAGTTGTAGTATGGTGACAGTAAATACTATATACCCCACCACTTGATAAAAATTATTACCCTCCGCAACTACCATATCTGTCATTGAATGAAACCATAATACAGTCGGTGCCGCGAATaaaactcttttcttttctttgttgaaCTGCAAGAGTAAAGCTCGTTATTCGTTTTTTCTTGACAAAGCTCTTAGTTATCCAAAAGGAGAAAAATCCTCCAGAACGAGTTGGGAATGATGCAAAAGAATGTTCTCATTTGAGAGATCTGGTCATATATCACGCAATAGGGatatttttacataaaaaatcCTAAATGAAACCACCAAGAAAAAAGATTTCTCAGAGAAATCCCAACTGGGAAAACAAGTTGGAAAAACAAATACTAGTAATATTCAAATCTCAATCACTTTAAACAAACTGAGGTTGAGGTTGATGTTGATGTTGAACTTGTCAACATCCCAATTCCCATGTATCGTCAATGTACTGCAGCAGATGGGGAAGCAAGCTGAACCCAACCAAATTCCTCTTTGTAACGCCCACTTTCCTCACAAGAAGCTTCGCATGTGTAGACAACAATTGTTGCCCAGTCAAGAGAATCGACTTCATTCTTCACGCCAAAGTAATAAAGCAACTGTGGCAAAATCTGAAATGACCAAATGCAAACATAAGCCAAAGGTTTCAATGGAAGATCAGAATCTAGGTAAATACGCAAATGGTGAAACAGAACAGAGTACATAGAAAATGGGAAATCAGAATCTACATAAATAAGCAAATGGTGACAAAGACCGGAGTACATAAAAAATGAACATGTCGAAAACAGCAAAGTGcctaagaaaaggaaaaaaaaacatgtcaaAGGGAAATAACTCCACACCTGAAATTCGAAACCTCGAGGGCCACCACAATAGCCGCAGTTAGGAATATCATTCTTTGATGGCCGACCACTAGACATGGGCCACAAGGGTTTAGCTCTTTCAAACCTACAATACCTGTTtatttaaagaaagaaagacattAACTAAATTTCAGTTCGaccgggaaaaaaagaagaagatgacatTAACCACCAGAAAATATAGCTCAGAGGTAAGATTTTGCCACAAACGAGCAGAAAACAGGTGAAAATGTTAGTATGGTTAATAACACTATTGAAGGAGGGCAAGAGAGTAATTTCATaaaccaactcacctaggcaattgctgactagggagagacataatggaccctttaaacacatgcacaatacccaaactcccgatgtgggagccagcccaGCTGACGCAGGCCCAAGAGCCTCGCCACTAAAGAGTGGCACCACGACAGAGAGCCCAAGGGACCTGCACTAGAGGTCAAGCACCCAAACCATAGCAGGTGGGCGAGACTTGGTTGCTTTTGAAGGAGGGCAAGAGAGTAATTccacataccaactcacctaagcaattgctgactagggaaaGGCATAATGGAGCCTTTAAACACTAATGATTAAACTCTAAGATGAGAATTCACTGGTTAGAAACATTCCAAACCCACAAACTTAAGTTTGATGAGGCACTACACGCCCAAAAAACATGCTATGGACATGTTAAAGCATATAGGTGATGTAAACATAAGTTGCATAATACATCATAGTTATAATGCGATACGCAGATGAATGTCTATATAGAGATTAACTCTTCCGTTCTTACTACTTTTCTTGACTGCACGCGTCAACCATGTTGTTTAAAATTTTGCTCTTAAAGCTGTATTGTGAATAAAATATCTCTTCCGCAAACAAATAGCACCAACCTAGAGTAGTAACTGAAGTCAAACAAGAGCTGAGAGATGTGGTTCGCATAATCGAAAAACCATGATACACATACTCATATCAAGGGTAAGCAATCACCTCAAAACTTGCTTTGAGGCCCTGGCTATGCGCTCTTGGAAGGAGGCCCAACTCTTTCTTTCATCATCTCCCTGTTCACCAACAATTCACCAACAATGAAAAAGAGTCTGTAACAGTTCATAACATAATTCCTATCATGTGTATAAGCAATCATACCTCAAAGTTGTCCAACAATGACTTGACCGTTTCATCCATTTGGCTCCTAGAAACCAAGGAATTTGCATAACTAATATCTTCAGATGTCTCCATTTCAAATTCATATTCATCCTCAATTATGATCTCGTATTCAGGCCATATGATGTCGCTTGCAACTGTTTATATACGAATATGGATCAGCTTTGAAAATTAGCAGAATCCAACCTTTTTGGATGGCCTTTTCAGGTGAAAAACAAGACTTAGAGCAAATACCAATTGAACAATATAAAAACTGTCCATGCATGGTACAAATCTCCTACGTTTTCATTTCTTATAGACGTTCAAGGCTTAGGACCCCAGATATCACGTAACACAGTTTATGAACTAGAACATACCAACACAATCATCTGAATGTAGACTTTCCGAATTCCATCAACAAAGCATGTGTTATGTGTAACAGTACCAGTACACCCCCCCTATAAGCCTGTGCCAGATAAATACTCTCAAGTAACAATATCAGTAATACTGGCCTTTTTCTGTCTCTGCTGAACTGCTCGTGGGGCTAATGTTAGATGACTGAGGAGAAATGCTTGCCTGCAGACATTCACTTTTATGACCTGCCAACCAATGCATAGCCTGCAAGTGAAAACGAAAGGGAAGCTTCAGGCTGAATAGTCTCAAATACTGGATCATCAAAATCACTTAAGTGTCTCGAATTACCTGACGTTTCTCTGAGCAATAACGAGCTTTTCTACAGCCACTACAAACTTTATCTCCTTTCCAGGAACCGCACCAGTTACAGAGTATAGCTAAAGAAAGCACGACCAATGAGTTGAGATTATAAGATGCTAACGAAAAGGAACAACATGTAGTTGGAGCTTAGAAGTCCATGAATGTGCCCACACAAGTTGGCAAAGTTATGTGTCTCTGCTAACATGCATCAGTTTTCAATAATTTCAATCTAATGAGAATGTGAATTGGAAAACTAATGCAGCTTCCAAGGCAGGGAAAAGGCTTCATGACAGCTGAATTCACTAGACTGATTGCCATTTGAACTTTAAACAAATCCAAGTCTAGAAGGAAAAGGATGCCAAAACTGAACTACAGGGGGCAATAAAAAACATTACAAGCTACCTCCAGTTCCAGAAGGTTTGTCAGTCCCATCATGCCTTGGGGGTTCACTTGAGTAAAAAGGATTTGAGCGGGCGAGCTGGCAACGAAAAATTTTCACACTAGCAACACAGTTTTATAATcagaagaaaaattaaaaaaaaagggaggacATTAAGAGGAATGGGTACTCCCAAACTGATACCTAAGAGATGCCTTCTCTGGTTTACGTTTCCATTGTTCGTGTTGGTCTTGGAGAAGACAAGCCATTGATAAACACATGAATACAAAGAGTGTACGATGAAATGCAGGTTCCTTCTCAGAGAGTGGTGCATAAACCTAGGAATACAACATAGCGAACGAAAAGACTATTAAAAATacataacaaacaaaaataatcatGAGATTCAGTTCTCACACCTCTGTACTCTCTAGTGCTGCATTGTTAGTGAGGTGAAAAGGATTGCTATAGTAAGAGGAGGGTTGCGATGAGACTTACGAGACACACAACCTGAATGTGGGATAGAAGTCACATTGGTCTATCTTTGGAGTCAAAACTTCACATAATCAAAGGGGTTTATAAAAACAGATTCATGAATCCCTCAGCCTATGCTGTAACAACTTCTAGGCCCTATCCCACAACTCCTTCATTTCACACATCTTCATTTCTTGTCTTCTTGGACGGATTCATTCAATTTGAGAGGGCCTAAGGCCCAACAATCATTGGGAGGACCAAGTCCTCAAAATCATCTTGGAACATGGCAATAACAGACACTCATAAATAGGCCATTAGAAACTTAAAAGAGGAACGAATGATCCAGCACTACTAGGTGCACTGTTTATAGACAGTTCGACACAACTTACCGAAAAGGTGTGCATGTGTATTTTCTCTAGAAGGTCAGTTACAGAAAATGGAAACAATACACcaagtgtttttctttttatggtTGCACACTTCAGGAATAAACTATATGAATCGTAGCTGCAAGTATTGCGAAGTACGAATCATTTCCCTTGAAAACAAAATTGTAGTTCATACTTTGTTAAGTTAATATTATTATGAGAATCATGAAAAGGAAATCCAACTGAAGCAGAAACTGCAAAGGCTCGACACAAATATCACAAAGACAGGATTTTCCCGAGGGCAAACTAACAGGATCCAACCAAGCCTgaatgagaaagaaaatttgAGTCTTCAATTTTCGTTAATCAGATAAAATTCCACGAAAGAGTGGGACTTTATACGCACAGGAACTCCCCCAGCTTTGCTTGGAAATCCCTGACGCACAAGTGAGCAACGATTCTCAGGCTTTTCAAGAAAACCTAGCGTTACTGGTAATAGCTCTTCGTCATCGGAAAAATCACCACCAGCGTTAACTAGAGCTTCGTCGTAGAGGGAAGTGATATGGAGAGCCCTGAGCTTCTCCAAAGAATCTCCATTTGTAAGACCGCCTATCTCGTCGGACATTTCTTTCAGTGGAGCAGCAAATTAAACAGTCGCACAAGCAAATACAGAAGAAAGTATAGCTGCGAGTGCGTGTACAGTTTTCTCTGTGCATGTAATCACCAAGATACGGCTTTGTAATTCTTCTCCATCTCTGtgaaggaagaaggaaggagGGGGGGGAGACGGTTGGGGTTTTGTGACAAACTAACTACTACTCCCAATTCACTGCCCAAACAAGGCCTTAAACTGCATGCCAGCAGCCGCAAGGAATCTAGGTGGAGGTcgtttggagaaatttttcagtgccgccCGCTCGGTGCATTCCGGCCgtccattttgattttggacggctcgaatttagagagagaaagagaaggggtGAGAGGGGAGAAAAGATTtcaatctgagtcgttcaaaaGCACATCGGACGGCTCGAAAGTGCCAAACGAACACAACGTGAGATATACCCGCTCGATACTGAAAATTTCTTATTTGGAAGATTGGCAAACAAAtgaaaagggaaggaaaagtAGGACCCCTATGTTAGAGACAAGTGAAGGTCAATTTTTCTGTGATTATTTAGTGCTATTGAAACACCCGTGATGTTCCATGAATTTCTCTATTAAATATCGATGTTGAAGCCACACTCATGTGTGGTGTAAAACGCTCTAAAACACCACGTGGTGCTCCAAGAacaatcaataatttttttcattttctctgttcttttccttttagcCAAAAGcaagaaagcaaacaaatgaTTATGCTAATATAGCAAATAAGTACCAGTCAATACACCAGACTACTTTTaaatatgattttctttttcaaaaaaagcaTATGTTAAATTAAATTCCTTGATAGGGGAAATAACATTATCACCGGATACTTACCATACCAGTAGGAAAATTAATTCTCTAGCCGATACGGTATTTAGAATGTTGCCACCGCCACCACACATTCACGCAggcaaggacggaaccaggattttaccctagcagtggcgaaatatataccaaaaatataaaaagatgcattacaatattaaaaaTCATCGACTATAGAAAacattaaaataacataataaaaaatataataaatgatgtttgtcttttgcacatggagtacaaaaaaagagCAACTTTAATTTAATCTATCTACTAAAGTGAGGCATCTTGAATTGTGCCCGACGCTCTTTCATGTCATTAAAAGCATCAATGATAGAATCGGCGTCAAAACTTCTAGCTGTGTCCTTCTCAATGTATGTGATCAATAAACTTGCCAGAAAATCATCCTCCATTCTATTGCGCAATCTAGTTTTCACAAGTTTCATAGCTGAAAATGCACGTTCTGTTGTAGCTGTTGAAACAGGCAAAGTCAATATTAGACGAATCAATTTATCAACAAGAGGATAAATTGTAGACTTTCTTGTCTTATGTAGCACTTGACATAACTCTGAAATGGTTGTTAGATTTTGAAACTCCGGATGCTTGAAAATATCGAGCTCATAATTTTGCAACTGAAATCTCAAGTGTAGTTTCTCTTGCTCTGTGAAATCAGAAGGATAATATTTCTCAGCAAGCTTGCAAATGTCTTCGACTTTGAATGATTTGTAGCCATCCCGAGGATCTATAAGTTGTGCTAAGAATGAGCAACTCTATTGTATCTTCTTTGAACCTGGTATTTAATTCTTGCAATTGAGAATCGATCGTGCCCATAAAAATATCGACCTGCAAATGATGCCCAATAGTGATGGGATCTTTTCGAACACGACCTCGACCTCCTGTACGAGGAGAGCTCATATCTGGAACAGTTATCCCATGTTCTTCACAAAATAGAGTGACTTTCTCTAGCAAAAGAACCCGTCCTTCTTCCCTAAACTTTTGAATTAGCACTTTGGTTGTGATTACCAAATGCATTGCATTCAATATGTCTTGAGATTTACGCTACAAAGCTTGACAAAGGTCATCAGTTATCTCCATTGTTTCCTTCATAAGATGTAAGATGAACACAAATTTGTAGACacccccattctggactgtccagataacgttatttgtcgatcttttatttccccaatgatgattttagtcgaaaacagttgaaggacaaaggtgtgattgagctttgagcatccctaacctctctcaaaccccttttaaacccttcaaaccagagccaaacagccccaacaaaacccaactggcatacgccagtgtcttagaacgccagttatctgccacgtgtcagtcatcgaccagtagCCCAGcttttaccggcgcacgccagttaatagtagcgcacgccagtcaaatccagtcaaatcaactttattcggccacttgggcgggacttttgtgccaccctgacgtcggctacagcgtccctgatgattactctcggcagagacgttccctctctctcctacaccccccatcaagccaagtcccatgcatttaatgcatggaaggctcccttcctcttccaaccagctagacaaggccttggtcccagaactgatctcagtctttttcccctataaataccccccttgcattcatttgcaaggggttagcatcatcaagaagtaaaagaaaaactcccctctcctctcttattgctttcttcttcttcttccattgaaagataaaggaaagaagcccacttccatatacctccactgacatccagtcaccatacaacatccatcttcaacctttaggctctaaaccaccttcaaacttcaacacccaaaaggtataccacctttgcattcctttctgttttcggcccctgaggggaaccagcaaggcccaggctggtaaacaatactagtcctggccttgaactggtaaaatacaacaatcgtatgcgatgatacttggcgcacgccaatttctacatgccgtacgccagtcatggcagaacGAGCAcgactggcgtggggatcatggatcgtcattccttttgttttatctttctgtcaatcacccttgcatgctaaataaccagtttactattTTCTGTGTGTTTGCTACTGTTTAGATAAAGGTTATTGCTTACTCTTTGTCcattcaaaaggcct contains the following coding sequences:
- the LOC131305782 gene encoding uncharacterized protein LOC131305782, which codes for MSDEIGGLTNGDSLEKLRALHITSLYDEALVNAGGDFSDDEELLPVTLGFLEKPENRCSLVRQGFPSKAGGVPAWLDPVSLPSGKSCLCDICVEPLQFLLQVYAPLSEKEPAFHRTLFVFMCLSMACLLQDQHEQWKRKPEKASLSVKIFRCQLARSNPFYSSEPPRHDGTDKPSGTGAILCNWCGSWKGDKVCSGCRKARYCSEKRQAMHWLAGHKSECLQASISPQSSNISPTSSSAETEKVASDIIWPEYEIIIEDEYEFEMETSEDISYANSLVSRSQMDETVKSLLDNFEGDDERKSWASFQERIARASKQVLRYCRFERAKPLWPMSSGRPSKNDIPNCGYCGGPRGFEFQILPQLLYYFGVKNEVDSLDWATIVVYTCEASCEESGRYKEEFGWVQLASPSAAVH